A part of Schistosoma mansoni strain Puerto Rico chromosome W, complete genome genomic DNA contains:
- a CDS encoding putative universal stress protein — translation MASNCMRRVLLPIDGSEHSKRAVNWYLTEFSRPDDFAYFFHVVEAHYSKSTANESYDHGKELNTNLDKNIKMYSELGKILGDKLHDDLKNSNIQMEYVMQIGNKPGELIINVAKERSVDVILIGNRGLGAFRRTFLGSVSEYILHHCNVPFIIIPPSISL, via the coding sequence ATGGCATCTAATTGTATGCGACGAGTTCTTTTACCAATTGACGGTAGTGAACATAGTAAAAGAGCCGTGAATTGGTATTTGACAGAATTTAGTAGACCAGATGATTTTGCTTATTTTTTCCATGTGGTTGAAGCACATTACTCCAAATCTACCGCAAATGAGTCATATGATCATGGAAAAGAATTGAATACTAATTtggataaaaatattaaaatgtatTCAGAATTAGGTAAAATACTTGGAGACAAATTACATGATGATTTGAAAAACAGTAATATTCAAATGGAATATGTTATGCAAATTGGAAATAAACCAGGTGAGTTAATAATTAATGTAGCTAAAGAACGATCTGTTGATGTTATATTGATTGGAAATCGTGGTTTAGGCGCATTCAGACGTACATTTTTAGGTTCTGTTAGTGAGTATATATTACATCATTGTAATgtaccatttattattattccacCTTCTATTAGTTTATAA